The proteins below come from a single Spirochaeta isovalerica genomic window:
- the oraE gene encoding D-ornithine 4,5-aminomutase subunit OraE: protein MDKLKKNEKINVPEILKDLENYRPRRRNWVWRKGQGEKRQIGKFEFYDTSENLEQYEALPGGHYFNNIAPQPTSTITTEIASGRFEDDIRRMRMAAWHGADHLMVIRTAGQSHMDGLIEGTPQGIGGVPISRKQLRAQRKALDLIEDEVGRPINYHSYVSGVAGPEIAVLFAEEGVNGAHQDPQYNVLYRNINMVRSFVDAAVAKKVMAWAGIAQIDGAHNANATARDAWKVMPELMVQHGLNSMFSVKVGMKKEDICLSTVPPTAPPAPCMRLDLPYAVALREVFSEYKMRAQQNTKYMGSSTREATVTHTLNLLISKMTRAEIQSTITPDEGRNVPWHIYNIEGTDTANQAFAGMDGLTEMLEIKRDKGELADKVRELKERAVLYLEEMLEAGGYFNAVEQGFFVDSGYYPERNDDAIVRHIDGGIGVGTVYDRADDYMAPVTAHFGYNNLAQYGPEAEKDPSSLIGGGTFEKPEKIVFIDELDEVDNVYTRMEETKDFREKNIVKPEMEWLGDGVVQTTMFLPTDERTAYYAAIEVGKKMGLEEVEVIHTEVLQAAEGTRVEIKGKFQHTIDLDKLVVPPAPEVMTFEELCAAVKAKPMKIVAATVGQDEHSVGLREVIDIKHGGIEKFGIEVHYLGTSCPIEKLVDAAIELNADGILASTIISHDDVHYKNMKKIHDYAVEKGVREKLILCAGGTQVTPDIARENGVDQGFGRGSNGTQVATFLVKNREERGL from the coding sequence ATGGATAAGCTGAAGAAAAACGAAAAGATAAATGTTCCGGAAATCCTGAAGGATCTGGAAAACTACCGTCCCCGACGCCGTAACTGGGTCTGGAGAAAGGGCCAGGGTGAGAAGAGACAGATCGGAAAATTCGAGTTTTACGATACATCGGAAAACCTGGAACAGTACGAAGCCCTTCCGGGAGGGCATTACTTCAATAATATCGCTCCTCAGCCCACAAGCACTATCACAACGGAAATCGCTTCCGGCCGCTTTGAAGACGATATCAGAAGAATGAGAATGGCGGCCTGGCATGGCGCTGATCACCTCATGGTTATCCGAACCGCCGGTCAGAGCCATATGGACGGCCTGATCGAAGGAACGCCCCAGGGAATCGGCGGCGTCCCCATATCGAGAAAACAGCTGAGAGCCCAGAGAAAGGCGCTCGACCTGATCGAAGATGAAGTGGGAAGACCGATCAACTACCACTCTTATGTTTCCGGAGTTGCCGGTCCCGAAATCGCCGTTCTCTTTGCCGAAGAAGGTGTGAACGGAGCCCATCAGGACCCCCAGTACAACGTTCTCTACAGAAATATCAACATGGTCCGCTCCTTTGTCGACGCGGCAGTGGCCAAGAAGGTTATGGCCTGGGCGGGGATCGCTCAGATCGACGGAGCCCACAACGCCAACGCGACGGCACGCGATGCCTGGAAGGTTATGCCCGAGCTGATGGTACAGCACGGACTGAACTCCATGTTCTCCGTGAAAGTGGGAATGAAAAAAGAGGATATCTGTCTCTCCACCGTTCCTCCCACAGCTCCTCCCGCGCCCTGTATGCGTCTGGACCTGCCCTACGCCGTGGCGCTGAGAGAGGTTTTCTCCGAATACAAGATGAGAGCCCAGCAGAACACCAAGTACATGGGATCATCGACTAGGGAAGCGACGGTCACCCATACGCTCAACCTGCTCATCTCCAAAATGACCAGAGCGGAAATCCAGTCGACCATTACCCCCGACGAAGGAAGAAACGTTCCCTGGCATATCTATAATATCGAAGGTACCGATACGGCCAATCAGGCCTTCGCCGGTATGGACGGCCTGACCGAAATGCTCGAGATCAAACGGGATAAAGGCGAACTGGCCGATAAGGTCCGCGAGTTGAAAGAGCGCGCCGTACTCTATCTGGAAGAGATGCTCGAAGCGGGCGGTTATTTCAATGCGGTGGAGCAGGGGTTCTTTGTCGACTCCGGCTACTACCCGGAGCGAAATGATGATGCCATTGTCCGCCATATCGACGGCGGTATCGGAGTGGGAACTGTCTATGACAGAGCCGATGACTACATGGCTCCCGTAACGGCTCATTTCGGATACAACAACCTGGCCCAGTACGGCCCGGAAGCTGAAAAAGATCCTTCATCGCTCATCGGCGGCGGAACTTTCGAGAAGCCCGAAAAAATTGTATTTATCGATGAACTCGATGAGGTGGATAACGTCTACACCAGAATGGAGGAGACGAAAGACTTCCGCGAAAAAAATATCGTGAAGCCTGAAATGGAATGGCTCGGCGACGGCGTCGTGCAGACCACCATGTTCCTTCCCACCGATGAGCGGACAGCCTATTATGCGGCCATTGAAGTCGGCAAGAAAATGGGTCTCGAAGAGGTTGAAGTCATCCATACGGAAGTTCTTCAGGCTGCCGAGGGTACCAGAGTCGAGATCAAAGGAAAATTCCAGCACACAATCGATCTGGATAAGCTGGTTGTTCCTCCCGCTCCGGAAGTTATGACTTTCGAAGAGCTCTGCGCTGCCGTTAAGGCGAAACCGATGAAAATCGTTGCGGCGACGGTCGGCCAGGATGAGCACTCCGTCGGGCTTCGGGAAGTAATCGACATCAAGCACGGCGGTATCGAAAAATTCGGAATTGAGGTTCACTACCTCGGTACGTCCTGCCCCATCGAAAAACTGGTCGATGCGGCCATCGAGCTCAATGCCGACGGTATCCTGGCTTCCACCATTATCTCCCACGATGATGTACACTATAAGAATATGAAGAAGATTCACGACTACGCCGTGGAAAAAGGTGTTCGGGAAAAACTGATCCTCTGCGCCGGCGGAACACAGGTCACGCCTGATATTGCCAGAGAAAACGGTGTGGACCAGGGATTCGGAAGAGGATCCAACGGTACGCAGGTCGCCACTTTCCTTGTCAAGAACAGGGAAGAAAGAGGCCTGTGA
- the alr gene encoding alanine racemase, with protein MNENRRATRARIYLKNIDHNLDCIRKLIGPERKICTAVKADAYGHGAVEVSKRALEWGVDFLAVATVSEAIILREAGIEAPIILFSIAMDREIEQIVSYNLTPFVADPVYTNRIHEEAVRQKKTINVHLKIDTGMGRIGVQPDEAVDLAGTIVRSAGMRLEGVCTHFPVSDSPEREDIDFTREQIRIFNQAVESIRKRGIDPGIVHAANSGAIIAHPDAHFDMVRPGICLYGYYPDQRMDKSPADFKPVMELISRPAFIKKVKRGTSISYGRTWKAPADTWIASLPAGYADGYNRLLSSKAEVSIGGKRFPVAGRVCMDQFMIDLGPETDITVNVEVILFGPGQGSPDAAEIGGMTGTIPYEVTCAINKRVPRDYV; from the coding sequence ATGAATGAAAACAGACGGGCGACCAGAGCCAGAATATATCTAAAGAACATTGACCACAATCTCGACTGTATCAGAAAACTGATCGGTCCGGAGAGAAAGATCTGTACCGCTGTCAAAGCCGATGCCTACGGGCACGGTGCGGTCGAAGTATCGAAGCGGGCCCTGGAATGGGGTGTGGATTTTCTGGCTGTAGCCACCGTTTCCGAGGCGATAATTCTCAGAGAAGCGGGAATAGAAGCTCCGATTATCCTTTTCAGCATAGCAATGGATAGAGAAATCGAACAGATCGTCAGCTACAATCTGACTCCCTTTGTTGCCGACCCGGTCTATACGAACAGAATTCATGAAGAAGCGGTCCGTCAGAAAAAAACAATAAATGTACACTTAAAAATAGATACGGGAATGGGGCGCATAGGAGTTCAGCCCGATGAAGCCGTTGATCTGGCCGGCACTATCGTCAGGTCGGCAGGAATGCGTCTCGAAGGAGTCTGCACCCATTTTCCCGTTTCAGACAGCCCCGAACGGGAAGATATCGATTTCACCAGAGAACAGATCCGCATTTTCAACCAGGCCGTTGAATCAATAAGAAAGAGAGGCATAGACCCCGGCATTGTCCATGCAGCCAACTCGGGAGCTATTATTGCCCACCCCGATGCCCATTTCGATATGGTGCGTCCGGGCATATGTTTATACGGGTACTATCCCGATCAGAGAATGGATAAAAGCCCGGCTGACTTCAAACCTGTCATGGAACTCATCTCCCGGCCCGCTTTTATCAAAAAAGTGAAAAGGGGAACATCGATCTCTTACGGGAGAACATGGAAAGCTCCCGCAGATACATGGATTGCCTCCCTGCCCGCCGGATATGCCGACGGTTATAACCGCCTGCTCTCATCAAAGGCGGAAGTCTCTATCGGAGGGAAACGTTTCCCCGTTGCAGGGAGAGTTTGCATGGATCAGTTCATGATCGATCTTGGCCCCGAAACAGATATCACGGTAAACGTTGAGGTCATTTTATTCGGCCCCGGTCAGGGAAGCCCCGATGCCGCTGAAATCGGCGGCATGACCGGAACCATCCCCTATGAGGTCACCTGCGCAATCAACAAAAGAGTTCCCAGAGACTACGTATAA
- a CDS encoding D-ornithine 4,5-aminomutase subunit OraS, with protein sequence MERQDDFEQRRKHLKDLTEKQLEERFWELCSQLMDPIVDMASKHTSPSIERSVLLRMGFSSIESKAIVEKAIDKNLIQHGAGHLVYKLAQSKGMEIREAGLKLAENELWEETSSLFQGGAK encoded by the coding sequence GTGGAACGGCAAGATGACTTTGAACAGAGAAGAAAACATCTGAAAGATCTGACGGAAAAACAGCTCGAAGAGAGATTCTGGGAGCTTTGCAGTCAGCTTATGGACCCCATCGTAGATATGGCGTCTAAACATACATCGCCTTCGATCGAGAGATCGGTGCTTCTGAGAATGGGATTTTCCAGCATCGAGAGTAAGGCAATCGTCGAAAAAGCGATTGATAAGAACCTCATCCAGCACGGAGCGGGACACCTTGTTTATAAGCTGGCCCAATCCAAAGGGATGGAAATCCGCGAGGCGGGACTGAAGCTGGCGGAAAACGAACTCTGGGAGGAAACCTCTTCCCTCTTTCAGGGAGGAGCGAAATAA
- a CDS encoding GlmL-related ornithine degradation protein translates to MKVDVLAAEIGSTTTVVNAFVGMGTAEPRLAGQGFAPTSVLEGDVTVGLEGAIDHLKKNLKTEELTWERFLASSSAAGGLRMTVHGLVYDMTVRAAKEAALGAGANIHQITAGRMRRTDLKKLVELKPNIIMIAGGVDYGERDTALDNAEKIAELNLGIPVIYAGNIQNHDEIREIFLESGTKLYIVDNVYPSIDRLEVLPARRVIQKVFEEHIIHAPGMEKIRSLVDGHVIPTPGAVMEATRFLKNELGDLVTFDVGGATTDVHSVTDGSEEISRIQLSPEPDAKRTVEGDLGVYVNRMNVYELADKKRLSMRTGLPEEALEEAVQALPPVPQTDAEKKLVGELTYTALKIGLHRHAGKYRDSFASGGKKTMAEGRDLTALKYIIGTGGALTRLGIGPELIREVFSDGHKFDLLPPALPKVLIDQTYIMASLGVLSTEYPEDAAKLFEYYLEDRN, encoded by the coding sequence GTGAAAGTTGATGTCCTGGCTGCCGAGATAGGCAGCACCACTACAGTTGTTAACGCCTTTGTCGGAATGGGAACAGCAGAGCCCCGCCTTGCCGGGCAGGGCTTCGCCCCCACTTCCGTTCTCGAGGGCGATGTCACGGTGGGGCTGGAAGGCGCCATCGATCATTTAAAAAAGAATCTCAAAACAGAAGAACTCACATGGGAGCGTTTTCTCGCCTCCAGCAGTGCCGCCGGAGGGCTGCGCATGACCGTCCACGGGCTCGTCTACGATATGACGGTCCGGGCGGCGAAGGAAGCGGCTCTCGGCGCCGGTGCCAATATCCACCAGATAACAGCCGGCCGAATGCGCCGGACTGATCTGAAAAAACTGGTTGAGCTTAAGCCCAATATCATTATGATCGCCGGAGGAGTGGATTACGGAGAACGCGATACGGCTCTGGACAATGCGGAGAAGATCGCCGAACTTAATCTGGGAATCCCCGTCATTTATGCCGGTAATATCCAGAACCACGATGAAATCAGGGAGATATTCCTCGAATCCGGAACGAAGCTCTATATAGTAGATAATGTCTACCCTTCGATTGACCGGCTTGAAGTGCTTCCGGCGCGGAGGGTCATTCAGAAAGTCTTTGAAGAGCACATCATTCATGCTCCCGGTATGGAAAAAATCCGCAGCCTCGTCGATGGCCATGTCATTCCCACGCCGGGAGCCGTTATGGAGGCGACGCGGTTCCTCAAGAATGAACTGGGCGATCTGGTGACCTTCGATGTTGGCGGAGCGACGACCGATGTCCACTCGGTGACCGACGGGTCCGAGGAAATCAGCCGGATACAGCTTTCTCCGGAGCCGGACGCGAAGAGAACCGTAGAAGGAGATCTCGGCGTTTACGTCAACCGGATGAATGTCTATGAGCTGGCTGATAAAAAGCGGCTTTCAATGAGGACGGGATTGCCGGAAGAAGCTCTGGAAGAAGCTGTTCAGGCTCTGCCGCCCGTTCCTCAGACCGACGCTGAAAAAAAACTGGTCGGTGAATTGACCTACACCGCTTTAAAGATAGGCTTGCATCGCCATGCGGGCAAGTACCGCGATTCCTTTGCGAGCGGCGGTAAGAAAACAATGGCCGAAGGGCGGGATCTCACCGCTTTGAAATATATAATCGGTACGGGAGGCGCTCTTACCCGTTTGGGAATCGGCCCCGAACTGATCCGCGAAGTCTTTTCCGACGGCCATAAGTTCGACCTTCTCCCGCCGGCTCTGCCTAAAGTTCTGATTGATCAAACTTACATTATGGCTTCTCTCGGCGTTCTTTCTACTGAATATCCCGAAGATGCCGCCAAACTTTTTGAGTACTATCTGGAGGATAGAAACTGA
- the ortB gene encoding 2-amino-4-oxopentanoate thiolase subunit OrtB gives MSASDYNEVMSRKGEIMKDAVQIDYSRFESGSIAFDYEAMMEKVGYSLDQIRDIQLSTGVGNTPVYELKNLTALCRKTAEPGKGARIFLKDEAANPSGSFKARRAAVSVYHAKKLGYKGVIAATSGNYGAAVASQAAMQGLKCIIVQECYDSRWKGQPEIVEKARKCEAYGAEVVQLSVGPELFYTFLQLLEETGYFNASLYTPFGIAGVETLGYELAEQMREKIGRDPDAVVVTNAGGGNLTGTARGLLKAGADNVRIIGASVDLSGLHMASDGQFNRKSFTTGHTGFGIPFATNPDRSDVPRSAGRPLRYMDRYVTVRQGEVFYMTEVLAQIEGLERGPAGNTSLAAAFSIAREMDEDQVVVVQETEYTGAGKHIQPQLSFARENGIEIRFGNPEEEVPGESIILPGHPSMIRAVDLDLEKIKYSYIRNCLAKVGNPEDVGEEDLQFLADEIKLNKYAVKKMLHHMQGRENSGTAR, from the coding sequence ATGAGCGCATCGGATTACAATGAAGTGATGTCCCGGAAGGGCGAGATCATGAAGGACGCGGTTCAGATCGATTACAGCCGTTTCGAGTCGGGGTCCATCGCCTTCGACTACGAAGCCATGATGGAGAAGGTCGGCTATTCTCTCGATCAGATCCGGGATATACAGCTATCCACAGGGGTGGGAAATACTCCCGTATATGAACTGAAAAACCTGACGGCTCTCTGCCGGAAAACAGCGGAGCCGGGAAAAGGGGCCAGGATCTTTTTGAAAGACGAAGCGGCCAATCCCTCGGGCAGTTTTAAAGCCAGACGGGCGGCGGTCAGCGTTTATCATGCGAAAAAGCTCGGTTATAAAGGTGTTATCGCCGCGACCAGCGGAAATTACGGCGCGGCCGTGGCCAGCCAGGCGGCCATGCAGGGGCTTAAGTGCATCATTGTTCAGGAATGTTATGATTCCCGATGGAAGGGCCAGCCTGAAATCGTAGAAAAAGCGAGAAAATGCGAGGCTTACGGAGCGGAAGTCGTTCAGCTTTCGGTAGGTCCGGAGCTTTTTTACACCTTCCTTCAGCTTCTGGAGGAAACGGGATATTTCAATGCCTCTCTCTACACGCCTTTCGGTATTGCCGGAGTGGAAACTCTCGGTTACGAGCTGGCGGAGCAGATGAGGGAGAAGATCGGCCGCGATCCCGATGCTGTCGTCGTAACAAACGCCGGTGGCGGGAATCTGACCGGTACGGCGCGGGGGCTGCTTAAAGCCGGGGCTGACAACGTCAGGATAATCGGCGCCAGTGTGGATCTGTCGGGGCTTCATATGGCCAGTGACGGCCAGTTCAACAGGAAATCCTTCACGACAGGCCATACGGGATTCGGAATCCCCTTTGCGACCAACCCCGACCGGTCCGATGTTCCCCGTTCGGCCGGGAGGCCCTTACGCTATATGGATCGTTATGTGACAGTCCGTCAGGGAGAGGTTTTTTACATGACCGAGGTTCTGGCTCAGATCGAGGGACTCGAAAGAGGTCCGGCGGGGAATACTTCTCTGGCCGCGGCGTTCTCCATTGCCCGTGAAATGGATGAGGACCAGGTCGTCGTCGTTCAGGAAACAGAATATACGGGAGCGGGCAAGCATATTCAGCCCCAGCTCTCCTTTGCCAGGGAAAACGGTATAGAGATCCGCTTCGGCAACCCCGAAGAGGAAGTTCCCGGAGAATCAATTATTCTTCCCGGGCATCCTTCGATGATCAGGGCCGTCGATCTGGATCTGGAAAAAATTAAATACTCTTATATAAGGAATTGCCTGGCTAAAGTCGGTAATCCCGAAGATGTCGGCGAAGAAGATCTTCAATTCTTGGCAGACGAAATCAAGTTGAATAAATACGCGGTGAAGAAAATGCTTCACCATATGCAAGGAAGGGAAAACAGTGGAACGGCAAGATGA
- the ord gene encoding 2,4-diaminopentanoate dehydrogenase, with protein MENIKVLLWGFGAMGSGMAEMLLKKKGVEITGVCDMHPDRVGKSMYDVLGVDKGNRSDVIINGDIKALVSEGCVDIALLATDSFTAKAFDKIKFLLENKLNVISTAEEMSYPQAQEPELAQQLNEIARANGVTVLGTGINPGLIMDLLVVTLTGACIDVDEIEAERVNSLSPFGPAVMEEQGVGITQKEFANGVKNGTLAGHVGFNESVNMIADAIGWKLSEPVKQSMEPIVSNVYRKTKYVEVQPGNIAGCAMKGFGYVDGQEKIRMIHPQQVEPQLEGTDTGDYIRIKGTPDIHMAIKPEVPGGIGTIAMCVNMIPHVINARAGLKTMIDLPVPRAIMGDMRNLIER; from the coding sequence ATGGAAAACATTAAAGTATTATTGTGGGGCTTCGGAGCCATGGGAAGCGGCATGGCGGAAATGCTTCTGAAAAAGAAAGGCGTTGAGATTACGGGTGTCTGCGATATGCACCCCGACCGCGTGGGAAAAAGCATGTATGATGTGCTCGGTGTCGATAAAGGAAACAGATCGGACGTGATAATAAACGGCGACATCAAGGCTCTCGTTTCAGAAGGCTGCGTCGATATCGCCCTGCTCGCGACCGATTCCTTTACAGCCAAAGCTTTCGATAAAATCAAATTCCTCCTGGAGAATAAACTGAATGTCATTTCCACGGCTGAAGAGATGTCCTACCCCCAGGCGCAGGAGCCCGAACTGGCACAGCAGCTCAATGAAATAGCAAGAGCCAACGGCGTTACAGTTCTTGGAACGGGAATCAATCCCGGACTGATTATGGACCTCCTGGTTGTTACTCTGACAGGCGCCTGTATCGATGTGGATGAAATCGAAGCTGAGAGAGTGAACAGCCTGTCTCCCTTCGGCCCTGCGGTTATGGAAGAGCAGGGTGTCGGTATCACTCAGAAAGAATTCGCCAACGGCGTGAAAAACGGGACGCTGGCCGGTCATGTGGGGTTCAACGAGTCGGTCAATATGATCGCCGATGCCATCGGATGGAAATTGAGCGAGCCGGTGAAGCAGTCCATGGAACCCATTGTTTCCAATGTTTACAGAAAAACGAAATATGTTGAAGTTCAGCCCGGAAACATCGCCGGATGCGCCATGAAGGGATTCGGATACGTAGACGGACAGGAAAAGATCCGTATGATCCACCCCCAGCAGGTTGAACCTCAGCTCGAAGGTACCGATACGGGAGATTATATCCGGATCAAAGGGACCCCCGATATCCATATGGCTATTAAACCCGAAGTTCCCGGCGGGATCGGAACCATCGCCATGTGCGTCAATATGATTCCCCATGTTATCAATGCGAGAGCGGGACTGAAGACGATGATAGACTTACCCGTTCCCCGGGCTATCATGGGCGATATGCGGAACCTTATCGAGAGGTAA
- the ortA gene encoding 2-amino-4-oxopentanoate thiolase subunit OrtA, whose translation MNAKKGDWVRIHKVILTADERAPQVPDDTKEVPLEMWDKGFLLNDFATIGDEVEVETIIGRKLSGKMIEINPQFDHGWGSCVPEILHIGRQVKSILEGAE comes from the coding sequence ATGAATGCGAAAAAAGGTGACTGGGTCAGGATTCATAAAGTCATTCTGACCGCCGATGAAAGGGCGCCTCAGGTTCCCGACGATACGAAAGAAGTTCCGCTGGAGATGTGGGACAAGGGTTTTCTCCTCAACGATTTCGCCACGATCGGCGATGAGGTCGAGGTGGAGACCATTATCGGCAGGAAGCTGTCGGGAAAGATGATCGAGATCAATCCCCAGTTCGATCACGGGTGGGGCAGCTGCGTGCCGGAGATCCTCCATATCGGCAGGCAGGTGAAATCCATACTTGAGGGGGCTGAGTGA
- the arcC gene encoding carbamate kinase, producing MEEKSIVVVALGGNAIIQKGEKGDIHQQFANTRSSMKEVYKLIDKGYRVILTHGNGPQVGNLMLMGDKARDILPETPLGVADAMTAGSMGYMLEQSLQNIMIDNGNLKNTVTIPSQIMVDRRDPALANPTKPIGPFYTEEEANALREEKGWIIKEDAGRGYRRYVPSPYPLDIVEKEAIRTLLDNDYVVITGGGGGIPVYIDEKKHLEGIDCVIDKDLASMKIALAVQAKDLIIITGVPAVAINFGKPDEKELSRMTLAEAKYYHSEGQFPAGSMGPKILAAIEFVQANPENRAIITDVQNLKDAIEGKAGTIITAY from the coding sequence ATGGAAGAAAAAAGCATTGTCGTTGTGGCACTGGGCGGGAACGCCATCATACAAAAAGGGGAAAAAGGCGATATCCATCAGCAGTTCGCCAATACCCGCAGCTCCATGAAAGAAGTATATAAACTCATAGACAAGGGGTACCGGGTTATCCTGACCCACGGGAACGGACCGCAGGTCGGAAACCTCATGCTCATGGGGGATAAGGCGAGGGATATTCTTCCCGAGACTCCCCTTGGCGTTGCCGATGCCATGACAGCCGGTTCCATGGGTTACATGCTGGAGCAGAGCCTTCAGAATATCATGATCGACAACGGAAATCTGAAAAACACCGTAACGATACCATCCCAGATCATGGTCGACCGCCGGGATCCCGCACTGGCCAATCCGACAAAGCCGATCGGCCCTTTCTACACGGAAGAAGAAGCCAACGCATTGAGAGAGGAAAAAGGCTGGATAATAAAAGAGGATGCGGGCCGCGGATACAGACGTTATGTTCCCTCTCCCTACCCGCTGGATATTGTTGAAAAAGAAGCGATCAGGACTCTGCTGGACAACGATTACGTCGTTATTACCGGAGGCGGCGGCGGGATTCCCGTTTATATCGATGAGAAGAAACACCTCGAGGGAATAGACTGCGTTATCGATAAAGACCTGGCCAGCATGAAGATAGCCCTTGCCGTTCAGGCCAAAGACCTGATCATCATTACTGGCGTTCCGGCGGTTGCCATCAATTTCGGAAAGCCCGACGAAAAAGAGCTGAGCAGAATGACTCTTGCCGAAGCGAAATACTATCACAGCGAAGGACAGTTTCCCGCGGGATCGATGGGACCGAAGATACTGGCCGCCATTGAGTTCGTACAGGCTAATCCGGAGAACAGAGCCATCATTACTGATGTTCAGAACCTGAAAGATGCGATTGAAGGTAAAGCCGGCACGATTATAACGGCCTACTGA
- a CDS encoding NADase-type glycan-binding domain-containing protein, whose product MMARFYILLICLLVSSPLSAQWIDFNAAPRTSLWASSVFKETLGGKVVSYGPEALFDRDSSTPWVEAAEGDGLGENVIVLLQSAVTNMKIINGFAASERLFKLNNRPKTLKLTLLAGLTAPGLVSETDYVLYFIKEFPINERISLKDSMAEQQFGFPMDSLKQMDLYRGAINQFREDFPDFFNMISLDLDFESNSELSDADYSLIMEIFGFYALKLTIADVYRGDLYSDTCISELAVDLEPFF is encoded by the coding sequence ATGATGGCCAGATTTTACATCTTACTGATCTGTCTGTTGGTTTCATCTCCTCTTTCCGCCCAGTGGATTGACTTTAATGCCGCTCCCCGGACATCTCTCTGGGCTTCTTCCGTTTTTAAAGAAACCCTGGGTGGAAAAGTGGTGTCCTACGGTCCCGAAGCTCTCTTCGACCGGGACAGCTCCACCCCCTGGGTCGAGGCCGCAGAGGGAGATGGACTGGGAGAAAACGTCATCGTTCTGCTTCAAAGCGCTGTAACAAATATGAAAATCATTAATGGATTCGCAGCCTCGGAAAGACTTTTCAAACTAAACAACCGGCCTAAAACGCTGAAATTGACTCTTCTCGCCGGCCTAACCGCGCCGGGACTTGTTTCGGAAACAGACTATGTATTGTATTTCATTAAAGAGTTCCCCATTAACGAACGGATTTCCCTTAAAGATTCCATGGCAGAACAGCAGTTCGGATTCCCCATGGATTCCTTGAAACAGATGGATCTCTACCGCGGGGCTATCAATCAATTCCGCGAAGACTTTCCCGACTTCTTCAACATGATTTCCCTTGACCTGGATTTTGAAAGCAATAGCGAACTCTCTGATGCGGATTATTCCCTCATCATGGAAATATTCGGATTTTACGCGCTGAAGCTGACGATCGCCGATGTTTACAGGGGAGACCTGTACAGCGACACCTGCATTTCCGAACTCGCCGTCGATCTGGAACCATTTTTTTAA
- a CDS encoding aminoglycoside phosphotransferase family protein: MIPLPRKFRTNIKETFGEKGRLWLKDLPGKLDEICHIWNLTECRPVNDLSFNYVCTARSDRFGPVVLKIGVESSELENEFRSLRYLKSMHLCRGLAFDSERNAMLLERVTPGENLFSLDSPEEQIKAGASLLKDNENTETIPQGFPYYGDWLKRSFQKTRNKRAGTTTVDAFFKKAEIYWLEQANRLPETLNHGDFHHMNILRNENREWTVIDPQGVIGYQTADCGRFILNQLGRTDNENRSELLTEMSRVFAEALKTTEELVLKGAYIEQMLSCSWTLEGFISEEKERDIIEKMEAADRLYSSILNAPQGIEG; encoded by the coding sequence ATGATACCCCTGCCCCGCAAATTCAGGACAAACATTAAGGAAACATTCGGAGAAAAAGGGAGACTCTGGCTGAAAGATCTTCCCGGAAAACTCGATGAAATCTGCCATATCTGGAATCTGACAGAATGCAGGCCTGTAAATGATCTGTCCTTCAACTATGTTTGTACAGCCCGATCAGACCGTTTCGGGCCTGTTGTGTTGAAAATCGGTGTCGAATCAAGCGAACTGGAAAACGAATTCAGATCGCTGCGGTATCTGAAATCCATGCATCTCTGCCGGGGTCTCGCCTTTGACAGTGAAAGGAATGCCATGCTTCTGGAGAGAGTTACGCCGGGAGAGAATCTCTTCAGCCTCGATTCTCCGGAAGAGCAGATAAAAGCCGGAGCCTCTCTGTTGAAAGATAATGAAAATACTGAAACAATCCCTCAGGGATTTCCTTATTACGGAGACTGGCTTAAACGGTCTTTTCAAAAAACGAGAAACAAGCGCGCCGGCACGACGACTGTGGATGCATTTTTTAAAAAAGCGGAAATCTACTGGCTGGAACAGGCTAATCGATTGCCGGAGACATTGAACCATGGCGATTTCCACCATATGAATATTCTCAGAAATGAGAACAGAGAGTGGACAGTGATCGATCCACAAGGCGTTATAGGGTATCAAACAGCGGACTGCGGCCGCTTTATTCTGAATCAGCTCGGCAGAACCGATAATGAGAATAGAAGCGAACTTCTGACGGAAATGTCCCGGGTTTTCGCCGAAGCCCTGAAAACGACAGAGGAACTTGTGCTTAAAGGAGCCTATATCGAACAGATGCTCTCTTGCAGCTGGACTCTCGAAGGATTCATAAGCGAAGAAAAGGAACGGGATATAATTGAAAAGATGGAAGCCGCAGACAGACTTTACAGCAGCATACTGAATGCGCCTCAAGGAATAGAAGGATGA